In Spiroplasma litorale, a single genomic region encodes these proteins:
- the ytpR gene encoding YtpR family tRNA-binding protein has product MKIFLNYIKNFDCLAITLKNALVNKLVRKDDVVCLFNDEELVGFNVYKLNLNINENNLENDLLKKHLIEILNKNGIFDKIEDQFIVAKVLKVDKIPNTHLSKCEVFDGKNNIQIICGAKNVKEGLLTVLATEGSWLPNGLQINKGKINGFESFGMLCSKKELNIISDKINNNGIIELNIDEKEVGNSIWKLII; this is encoded by the coding sequence ATGAAAATATTTTTAAATTACATAAAAAACTTTGATTGTCTTGCAATAACTTTAAAAAATGCATTGGTAAATAAACTTGTTAGAAAAGATGATGTTGTATGTCTTTTTAATGATGAAGAACTAGTTGGCTTTAATGTGTATAAATTAAATTTAAATATTAATGAAAATAATTTAGAAAATGATTTATTGAAAAAACATTTGATTGAGATTTTAAATAAAAATGGTATATTTGATAAAATAGAAGATCAATTCATAGTTGCAAAGGTTTTAAAAGTAGACAAAATTCCAAACACACACTTATCAAAGTGTGAAGTTTTTGATGGCAAAAACAATATCCAAATAATTTGTGGTGCTAAAAATGTAAAAGAGGGTTTATTAACTGTGCTTGCAACAGAAGGTTCTTGATTACCAAATGGTCTACAAATTAATAAAGGAAAAATTAATGGTTTCGAATCTTTCGGAATGCTATGTTCAAAAAAAGAATTAAATATAATAAGTGATAAAATAAATAATAATGGAATTATCGAATTAAATATTGATGAAAAAGAGGTGGGTAATTCAATATGAAAACTAATAATATAA
- a CDS encoding nicotinate phosphoribosyltransferase produces the protein MKTNNIKPIFNLDKRIYKDYYTADYFVKTRKIINNEKKDTIFTMQWFQRREGVFFCGSRIVKDLLEKANVKNVLFEYLEEGEIIEPLEPVLRLTGKYEQFCHLEGIIDGILSRATTVANNAYKIAVAANNKVVINMNDRMDFYLNQQIDGYSSYVGGLKNLVTPASFEYLDIDYDLRGTMPHSLIAAFDGNVVDAANAYLKNFPENKLIALVDYNNDVIEDSIKLCNSLGDKLYAVRIDTAQNLIDKSLENLDINEENIKGVNIILVNMLREKLDKNGFKNVKIIVSSGFDENKIKYFEKNNACVDIYGVGEALTKNKITFTGDVVKVNQKEQSKYGRKFVESLRLKSIKY, from the coding sequence ATGAAAACTAATAATATAAAACCTATTTTTAATTTAGATAAAAGAATATATAAAGATTACTATACAGCAGATTATTTTGTAAAAACAAGGAAAATAATTAACAACGAAAAAAAAGATACCATATTTACCATGCAATGATTTCAAAGACGTGAAGGTGTATTTTTTTGTGGAAGTAGAATAGTTAAAGATCTATTAGAAAAAGCGAATGTTAAAAATGTTTTATTTGAATATCTAGAAGAAGGAGAAATCATAGAGCCACTCGAACCTGTATTGAGATTAACTGGAAAATATGAGCAATTTTGTCATTTAGAAGGAATTATTGATGGGATTTTATCTAGAGCTACAACGGTTGCAAATAACGCATACAAAATAGCAGTAGCAGCAAATAACAAAGTTGTAATTAATATGAATGATAGAATGGATTTTTATTTAAATCAACAAATTGATGGTTATTCATCTTATGTTGGCGGACTTAAAAACCTTGTCACACCCGCATCTTTTGAATACTTAGACATAGACTATGACTTAAGGGGTACTATGCCTCATTCTTTAATTGCTGCATTTGATGGTAATGTTGTTGATGCTGCTAATGCATATTTAAAAAATTTCCCTGAAAATAAATTAATTGCTCTTGTTGATTATAACAACGACGTTATAGAAGATAGTATAAAATTGTGTAATAGCCTAGGGGATAAATTATATGCAGTAAGAATTGATACTGCACAAAATTTAATTGATAAATCATTAGAAAATTTGGATATTAATGAGGAAAACATCAAAGGAGTTAATATAATTCTTGTTAACATGTTAAGAGAAAAGCTAGATAAAAATGGGTTTAAAAATGTAAAAATCATTGTATCTTCGGGTTTTGACGAAAATAAAATTAAATATTTTGAAAAAAATAATGCTTGTGTTGATATATATGGTGTTGGAGAAGCTCTAACAAAAAATAAAATTACATTTACTGGTGATGTTGTAAAAGTTAATCAGAAGGAGCAATCTAAATATGGTCGAAAATTTGTAGAATCTTTAAGACTTAAAAGTATAAAATATTAA
- the tyrS gene encoding tyrosine--tRNA ligase, which translates to MKSNIIEELKNRKLLKQITNENKLLDSQKNNNAVYCGFDPTADSLHVGHLIQILNLKRFSNNGFKSIALIGGATAMIGDPSFKSQERVLLELSVVNNNIISIKKQLKNLLPNVEILNNADWLNKLSLIDFLRDIGKHFNLANLLSKENISSRIEKGLSITEFSYTMLQAYDFFYLYKNHDCNVQIGGSDQWGNITSGTDYISSIYGNLNSKACGVTMNLLTKKDGVKFGKTESGTVWLDKNKTSEYELYQFFLNQDDEDCEILLNYLTTLEVDEIQNIMEVHKKEPFKRIAQKKLAQEVTSFVHGDEGYKKALKISDALFSGDLKNLNKEYLLSLIKTFDIIKVESDLKVLDFLISAKIITSKREGRELINDNALSINFENKFIEDNSIIDKRYFTVDRFILVKKGKKKYYVVELTN; encoded by the coding sequence ATGAAAAGCAACATTATTGAAGAATTAAAAAACAGAAAACTACTAAAGCAAATTACTAATGAAAATAAGCTTTTAGATTCTCAAAAAAATAATAATGCTGTTTATTGTGGTTTTGACCCTACAGCAGATTCTTTGCATGTAGGTCACTTAATACAAATATTAAATTTAAAGAGGTTCTCTAATAATGGTTTTAAATCAATCGCATTAATTGGAGGAGCAACCGCTATGATTGGTGATCCTAGTTTTAAAAGTCAAGAAAGGGTATTATTAGAGTTATCTGTTGTAAATAACAACATTATATCAATCAAAAAACAATTAAAAAATCTATTACCAAATGTTGAAATATTAAACAATGCTGACTGACTCAATAAATTATCATTAATTGATTTTTTAAGAGATATAGGTAAGCATTTTAATTTGGCCAACTTATTATCAAAAGAGAATATATCATCAAGAATAGAAAAAGGTTTAAGTATTACTGAGTTTAGTTATACAATGTTACAAGCATATGACTTTTTTTATTTATATAAAAATCATGACTGTAATGTCCAAATTGGAGGTTCTGATCAATGAGGTAATATTACAAGTGGTACTGATTACATTTCAAGTATTTATGGAAATTTAAACTCGAAAGCTTGTGGAGTTACAATGAACCTACTCACAAAAAAAGATGGAGTTAAATTTGGAAAAACAGAATCTGGCACAGTATGGTTAGATAAAAACAAAACAAGTGAATATGAATTGTATCAATTTTTTTTAAATCAAGATGACGAAGATTGTGAAATACTTTTAAACTATTTAACAACATTAGAGGTTGATGAAATCCAAAATATAATGGAAGTTCATAAAAAAGAACCTTTTAAAAGAATTGCACAAAAAAAACTCGCACAAGAAGTTACAAGTTTTGTTCATGGTGATGAAGGATATAAAAAAGCATTAAAAATTTCTGATGCTTTATTTAGTGGAGATTTAAAAAATTTGAATAAAGAATATTTGTTGTCTTTGATCAAAACTTTTGATATTATAAAAGTTGAAAGCGATTTAAAAGTTTTAGATTTTCTTATTTCAGCAAAAATAATTACTTCTAAAAGAGAAGGAAGAGAACTGATAAATGATAATGCTTTATCAATAAATTTTGAAAATAAGTTCATTGAAGATAATTCAATAATTGATAAACGATACTTCACAGTAGATAGATTTATACTTGTTAAAAAAGGTAAGAAAAAATACTATGTTGTTGAATTAACTAATTAG
- a CDS encoding IS3 family transposase, whose amino-acid sequence MAKQWTKNEKLNIINESKKIGILNAALKFDISTSTIKRWKSEVKVKGEGALEWGSGTQAKGNIKKFKSHDWIFKEPDDMSIEELREALKLERALKKHLAKTTKEKYFAIFNVKRMFSLKLSCLYLKVSRYGYLKWLKNGKPKYKNYNRILAIKIRCLFYLFKKRYGYNMITLFLNKYFKERLNPWVVYRYMKIMSLKAAKKKKVPNYDKSGPLRFENLLNRNFKSKNINEKWVTDVTYIKTINGNVYLSVIKDLFNSEIIDWKLSVSPNNKLCHTNLISAIKKRGAPKIIHSDQGSPYTNETWERLCKTNNINISMSRRGNSPDNGACESFFGTFKNECIYTYKVKELHHSNIYKIISDYIEFYNYVRPLLKHKKNSIRNSYGESIFLMSILIDNFI is encoded by the coding sequence ATGGCAAAACAATGAACAAAAAATGAAAAACTTAATATAATTAATGAATCAAAAAAAATTGGTATTTTAAATGCGGCATTGAAGTTTGATATTAGTACTAGCACAATTAAAAGATGAAAATCAGAGGTAAAAGTTAAAGGTGAAGGCGCTCTTGAATGAGGTAGCGGAACACAAGCAAAAGGAAATATCAAAAAATTTAAATCTCATGATTGAATTTTTAAAGAACCTGATGATATGAGCATTGAAGAATTAAGAGAGGCTTTGAAACTGGAACGAGCTTTAAAAAAGCATTTGGCGAAGACAACTAAGGAAAAGTACTTCGCCATTTTTAATGTTAAAAGAATGTTTTCTTTGAAATTATCTTGTTTATATTTAAAAGTTTCAAGGTATGGATATTTAAAATGACTTAAAAACGGAAAACCAAAGTATAAAAATTATAATAGAATTTTAGCAATTAAGATAAGATGCCTTTTTTACTTGTTTAAAAAAAGATATGGTTATAATATGATAACTTTATTTTTAAACAAATACTTTAAAGAAAGATTAAACCCTTGAGTTGTTTATAGATATATGAAAATAATGAGTTTAAAAGCAGCAAAGAAAAAGAAAGTTCCAAACTATGATAAATCAGGTCCATTAAGATTTGAAAATCTACTAAATAGAAACTTTAAATCTAAAAATATAAATGAAAAATGAGTAACAGATGTAACTTATATAAAAACTATTAATGGAAACGTATATCTATCTGTTATAAAGGATTTGTTTAATTCAGAAATTATTGATTGAAAGTTATCGGTTAGTCCTAATAATAAATTATGTCATACAAATTTAATAAGCGCCATTAAAAAAAGAGGTGCACCAAAGATAATCCACTCAGATCAAGGATCACCATATACAAATGAAACTTGAGAAAGATTATGTAAAACTAATAATATAAATATTTCTATGTCACGAAGAGGAAATTCACCAGATAATGGTGCTTGTGAGTCTTTTTTTGGAACTTTTAAAAATGAATGTATATATACATATAAAGTAAAAGAACTACATCATTCAAATATTTATAAAATTATCTCAGACTATATAGAGTTTTATAATTATGTTAGACCTTTATTAAAACATAAAAAAAACTCCATACGAAATTCGTATGGAGAAAGTATCTTTTTAATGTCAATTTTAATTGACAATTTCATTTAA
- the rpsD gene encoding 30S ribosomal protein S4: MSRYRGSIFKKSRRYGFSVLETGKEFSKGKKRVTAPGQHGSRRTKLSGYGQQLQEKQKVKFMYGVTERQFRNTYAKAKKITGITGTNFLRLLESRLDNIVYRMGLAQTRQGARQLVAHGHILVNGKKLDIPSYTVQVGEIISVKDKMKKNEKIVEAIASNASTVDFVKFDKAKLEGKFDRLPERNELNQEINEALIVEWYNRLIK, translated from the coding sequence ATGTCAAGATATAGAGGATCAATATTTAAAAAATCAAGAAGATATGGTTTTTCAGTTTTAGAAACTGGGAAAGAATTTTCAAAAGGTAAAAAACGTGTTACTGCACCTGGTCAACATGGTTCAAGAAGAACTAAATTATCAGGTTATGGACAACAATTACAAGAAAAACAAAAAGTTAAATTTATGTATGGTGTTACTGAAAGACAATTCAGAAACACATATGCAAAAGCAAAAAAAATAACTGGAATTACTGGGACTAATTTCTTAAGATTATTAGAATCAAGATTAGACAATATTGTTTATAGAATGGGACTTGCCCAAACTAGACAAGGTGCTAGACAACTTGTAGCTCATGGTCATATTTTGGTTAATGGTAAAAAGCTAGATATTCCTTCATACACAGTACAAGTTGGAGAAATTATATCTGTAAAAGATAAAATGAAAAAAAATGAAAAAATAGTTGAAGCAATAGCTTCAAATGCTTCAACAGTAGATTTTGTTAAATTTGATAAAGCAAAATTAGAAGGAAAGTTTGATAGATTACCTGAACGTAATGAATTGAACCAAGAAATAAACGAAGCATTAATTGTTGAATGATACAACAGATTAATTAAATAA
- a CDS encoding septation ring formation regulator EzrA, with product MLYSWEINNIFNKNSNVIFFSLFIACIITLLIFLIIITIYKKIMQLIAKSIDLIDDIKKSPLKYRVERVAKIFEETGNFENEFMIWRTKYEILYEKEFLKIFVDFWNLLENKKTTSPNLKNIKLYNEIYNRLINVNKNVHLVYIEIMNALQMEFIQRDTLTFQKDLFKSLKDEVIMTTFKDIKINDGKLSNTIESIEELFEDFYYNLDIGKYKESWETLLKIDQALIFLIELLDSIPYIISTIQNVIPQHMIDLKNKYVTFGQNKGKLKANANKYSELEFEIDKSRVKINNELLKLQYKKAYKWLNQIFNKINEFKVIFEEEDNIKTFFETKIDNIREIFHAISNAVYAVDKKFQEYEPFSKTPSPDKMEFEIVKKNFHSTKSRADLIFSEVDIASSKGGSLNFVDLKNKLLDVMRDSVNDIEALEKSIKALGRKSVNTDSIVNQVIFIKSCLNQCNVKIRQYKSILELEKFVTPIQDYFTQISKYTKTYISKIKTNEEREYVKKEVDSILKDVTVLITDLNDSIFLDYISQEIIIYLERYVGIVPNIEKVIYDCENLFKSRNLEQLIGYSLKVMGTIKKNKLR from the coding sequence ATGTTATATTCATGGGAAATAAATAATATTTTTAATAAAAATAGCAATGTTATTTTTTTTTCATTGTTTATTGCATGTATTATTACTTTGTTAATTTTTTTGATAATCATAACGATATATAAAAAAATTATGCAGTTGATAGCAAAATCAATTGATTTAATAGATGATATAAAAAAATCACCTTTAAAGTATAGAGTTGAAAGAGTTGCTAAAATATTCGAAGAAACAGGTAACTTTGAAAATGAGTTTATGATTTGAAGAACAAAATACGAGATACTTTATGAAAAAGAGTTTCTTAAAATATTTGTGGATTTCTGAAATCTTTTAGAAAACAAAAAAACTACAAGTCCAAACTTAAAAAATATTAAACTATATAATGAAATTTATAACAGATTAATAAATGTTAATAAAAATGTTCATCTTGTTTATATTGAAATAATGAATGCCTTGCAAATGGAATTTATTCAAAGAGATACTTTAACATTCCAAAAAGATTTATTTAAATCTTTAAAAGATGAAGTAATAATGACTACATTTAAAGATATAAAAATAAATGATGGTAAACTATCTAATACTATTGAATCAATCGAAGAACTATTTGAAGATTTTTATTACAATTTGGACATAGGTAAATATAAAGAGAGTTGAGAGACTTTATTAAAAATTGATCAAGCATTAATTTTTTTAATTGAGTTATTGGATTCAATCCCCTACATTATTTCAACAATACAAAATGTGATACCTCAACATATGATTGACTTAAAAAATAAGTATGTAACTTTTGGTCAAAATAAAGGTAAATTAAAAGCTAATGCAAATAAATATTCAGAATTAGAGTTTGAGATTGATAAATCAAGAGTAAAAATTAATAATGAACTTTTAAAACTTCAATATAAAAAAGCTTATAAATGGCTTAACCAAATATTTAATAAAATTAATGAATTTAAAGTTATATTTGAAGAAGAAGATAACATTAAAACATTTTTTGAAACCAAAATTGATAATATAAGAGAAATATTCCATGCTATTTCTAATGCTGTTTATGCTGTTGATAAAAAATTTCAAGAATATGAACCGTTCTCTAAAACGCCATCTCCAGATAAAATGGAGTTTGAAATTGTAAAGAAAAATTTTCACAGTACTAAATCAAGAGCTGATTTAATATTTTCTGAAGTAGATATTGCATCAAGTAAAGGGGGCTCTTTAAATTTTGTGGATCTTAAAAATAAATTACTAGATGTTATGAGGGATTCTGTTAATGATATAGAAGCCTTGGAAAAATCAATCAAAGCACTTGGTCGTAAAAGTGTTAATACTGATTCAATAGTTAATCAAGTTATTTTCATAAAGTCTTGCTTAAATCAATGTAATGTAAAAATTAGACAATATAAATCTATATTAGAACTAGAAAAATTTGTTACGCCTATACAAGATTACTTCACCCAAATCTCTAAATACACTAAAACTTATATATCAAAAATAAAAACTAATGAAGAAAGAGAATATGTAAAAAAAGAAGTTGATAGTATTTTAAAAGATGTAACAGTCTTAATAACAGATTTAAATGATTCTATTTTTTTAGACTATATATCACAAGAAATCATTATATACTTAGAAAGATATGTTGGAATAGTACCTAATATAGAAAAAGTAATTTATGATTGTGAAAATCTATTTAAAAGTAGAAATTTAGAGCAACTAATTGGTTATTCTTTAAAAGTAATGGGTACAATTAAAAAAAATAAATTAAGATAA
- the thiI gene encoding tRNA uracil 4-sulfurtransferase ThiI — protein MINILIRYGELTLKGNNKQMFINKLIRNIKIKLKDYKELLTFKKDTKSLVIELSDENFLNLVINILENIFGIYSISIVEIVSNNEQDILAKTLEVANKLTEGTFKIEVKRVDKSFKIGSQELKIKIASNILSNTNHLKVDVKKPNSQINVVIKNTGTQIFVDRINCSKGLPVGISGKGLSLLSGGIDSPVASYLAMKRGLSVSYIHFMTPPHTSKKALDKVFQLSKKLQRYNTNDFELLVCDFGDILKELMHIKEESYRITLMRRIFIKLANKICLRKRIKCLITGESLGQVASQTIESINTINSVSTLPILRPLITMDKEEIIDISKKIDTYETSILPFDDVCSLYVPKNPVTKPKIFVAEDLEKDLLLDELIDYTIEKKISTYFWKDGELSEKKEN, from the coding sequence ATGATAAATATATTAATACGATATGGTGAATTAACTTTAAAGGGAAATAATAAACAAATGTTTATTAATAAATTGATTAGAAATATAAAAATAAAATTGAAAGATTATAAGGAGTTATTAACTTTTAAAAAAGACACTAAAAGCTTAGTTATTGAATTGTCAGATGAAAATTTCTTAAATTTAGTAATAAATATTTTAGAAAATATATTTGGAATCTATTCAATTTCAATTGTAGAAATTGTCAGTAATAACGAACAAGATATACTTGCAAAAACATTAGAAGTAGCAAATAAATTAACTGAAGGAACTTTTAAAATAGAGGTTAAAAGAGTAGATAAAAGCTTTAAGATTGGATCACAGGAACTAAAAATCAAAATTGCTTCAAATATTTTATCTAATACAAATCATTTAAAAGTTGATGTTAAAAAACCAAATAGTCAAATTAACGTAGTAATAAAAAATACGGGTACTCAAATATTTGTTGATAGAATTAACTGTTCAAAAGGATTACCTGTTGGAATTAGCGGCAAAGGTCTATCTTTGTTAAGTGGAGGAATTGATTCACCTGTTGCAAGTTATTTAGCAATGAAAAGGGGTCTATCGGTTTCTTACATACACTTCATGACGCCTCCACATACAAGCAAAAAAGCGTTGGATAAAGTGTTTCAATTATCTAAGAAATTACAAAGATATAATACTAATGATTTTGAGTTATTAGTATGTGATTTTGGAGATATTCTTAAAGAATTAATGCATATAAAAGAAGAGTCTTATAGAATTACTTTAATGAGAAGAATTTTTATAAAATTAGCAAATAAAATTTGTTTAAGAAAAAGAATTAAATGTTTAATAACTGGAGAATCATTAGGACAAGTTGCAAGTCAAACCATTGAGTCAATTAATACAATTAACTCTGTTTCGACTTTACCAATTTTAAGACCTTTAATCACAATGGACAAAGAAGAAATCATAGATATATCAAAAAAAATAGACACCTACGAAACTTCTATTTTGCCCTTCGATGATGTATGCTCGTTGTATGTACCAAAAAACCCAGTAACTAAACCAAAAATTTTTGTAGCCGAAGATTTGGAAAAAGATTTGTTATTGGATGAATTGATTGATTATACAATCGAAAAGAAAATATCAACTTATTTTTGGAAAGATGGTGAATTAAGTGAAAAAAAAGAAAATTAA
- a CDS encoding J domain-containing protein, with protein sequence MDELLRIIGKLFYFIFIVFLIDTLFGMGSRKRRAKNVNEGPSSSQHNSYEDYSHTNQQESNYNDTFQKPSQLDEAYKVLGLDKNASLTVVKKKYIELAKKYHPDKNKGNLEAQAKMTQINNAYDTIMSHKSN encoded by the coding sequence ATGGACGAACTACTTAGAATAATTGGTAAATTATTTTACTTTATTTTTATTGTTTTTCTTATTGATACTTTGTTTGGGATGGGTTCAAGAAAAAGACGTGCAAAAAACGTAAATGAAGGCCCTTCATCAAGTCAACATAACTCTTATGAAGATTATTCACATACTAATCAACAAGAATCAAATTATAATGATACTTTCCAAAAACCTTCTCAACTTGATGAAGCTTATAAAGTTTTAGGTTTAGATAAAAATGCTTCACTTACAGTTGTCAAAAAGAAATATATAGAATTAGCAAAAAAATACCATCCAGATAAAAATAAAGGTAATCTAGAAGCACAAGCAAAAATGACTCAAATCAATAATGCTTATGACACCATAATGAGTCATAAGAGTAATTAA
- a CDS encoding ATP-binding cassette domain-containing protein produces the protein MEKNVAIEVKSLNKKFKSGYGIFDVNFEVEYGKVFGYLGPNGAGKSTTLRILLGFMKADSGNSLLQYDIKDTKKPSIEQLVSYDSWTDSHKIQRKLGYVPGEIAFPIHMTGIELLKQIFKLRNMDDWEIVKKYIEYWEFNPNMKIKKMSKGMKQKVALIIAWMHNPDIIVLDEPTTGLDPLMQDKFIKLVKKSKDEGKAIILSSHIFSEIEKTCDYVSIIKRGKIISTINIKDIQYNDEKKYEVCFKNNINYETINSPNWEIIDVEKNSIFVLIKNENINKFISLLSKNEISFIKEHPLNLEQYFMKYYKNEITKDVVKINNTYKPKKRTSKNCKVSLELLRDTSRKSIWLWTFMTFVPVLMILIAFAVLLTNPSISSQIESGKTTWNILISNMVVKMVASTTGIVYMLLLIYILISGNGLIASEVEKGTLVNLLTTNQSRKSIILSKMFTFLAFITLSCLIVYLTTLLGITLTGHVASVDLSLITIYFIGLYLLLVMISSISFISSCYFNKSAYSLSAAGGIAILFYIFYFISQIDDSVSFFKYLTLNSLYNPSFQSKSEIKSYLGQYFVMGIISISLYTSGYFIFRKKDLPL, from the coding sequence ATGGAAAAAAATGTCGCAATTGAAGTTAAAAGTTTAAATAAAAAATTTAAAAGTGGTTATGGTATATTTGATGTGAATTTTGAAGTAGAGTATGGTAAAGTTTTTGGATATTTAGGTCCAAATGGTGCTGGAAAATCAACAACTTTAAGAATTTTATTAGGATTTATGAAAGCAGATAGTGGTAATTCACTATTGCAATATGACATCAAAGATACAAAAAAACCTTCAATAGAACAGTTGGTATCTTACGACTCATGAACTGACTCACATAAAATACAAAGAAAATTAGGTTATGTACCTGGAGAAATTGCATTTCCAATACATATGACAGGAATTGAGTTATTAAAACAAATATTCAAACTTAGAAATATGGATGATTGAGAAATTGTAAAAAAATATATTGAGTATTGAGAATTCAATCCAAATATGAAAATTAAAAAAATGTCTAAGGGGATGAAGCAAAAAGTAGCATTAATAATTGCTTGAATGCACAATCCAGATATTATTGTTTTAGATGAACCAACAACAGGGCTAGACCCTTTAATGCAAGATAAATTTATAAAACTAGTTAAAAAATCTAAAGATGAAGGAAAAGCAATAATACTATCTTCACATATTTTTTCAGAGATTGAAAAAACCTGTGATTATGTATCTATAATTAAGAGAGGAAAAATAATTTCTACAATTAATATTAAAGACATACAATATAATGATGAAAAAAAATATGAAGTATGTTTTAAAAATAATATAAATTATGAAACAATCAATTCTCCTAACTGAGAAATTATAGATGTCGAAAAAAACTCTATTTTTGTACTAATAAAAAACGAAAACATTAATAAATTTATATCTTTATTATCTAAAAATGAAATTTCATTTATTAAAGAGCATCCCCTAAATTTAGAACAATACTTTATGAAATATTATAAAAATGAAATAACAAAAGATGTTGTTAAAATAAACAATACGTATAAACCTAAAAAAAGAACAAGTAAAAATTGCAAAGTATCTCTAGAATTATTAAGAGATACTTCTAGAAAATCAATATGACTATGAACTTTTATGACTTTTGTACCTGTCTTAATGATTTTGATCGCATTTGCTGTTTTATTAACAAACCCTTCAATTTCATCGCAAATAGAATCAGGTAAAACAACATGAAATATTTTAATAAGTAATATGGTAGTTAAAATGGTCGCAAGCACCACTGGTATTGTTTATATGCTACTACTTATATATATATTAATCTCTGGTAATGGATTAATTGCAAGTGAAGTGGAAAAAGGAACTTTAGTAAATTTATTAACAACTAACCAATCTAGAAAAAGTATTATTTTAAGTAAAATGTTCACATTCCTTGCTTTTATAACATTAAGTTGTTTAATTGTCTACTTAACAACATTATTAGGAATTACTCTAACTGGTCATGTTGCAAGTGTAGATTTATCATTAATAACAATATATTTTATTGGTTTATATTTATTATTAGTAATGATCTCATCAATTAGTTTTATTTCAAGCTGTTACTTCAATAAATCAGCATATTCTCTATCAGCCGCTGGTGGGATAGCAATATTGTTTTATATATTTTACTTTATTTCACAAATTGATGACTCAGTAAGTTTTTTTAAATATTTAACATTAAACTCACTATATAATCCAAGTTTTCAAAGTAAAAGTGAAATTAAAAGCTACCTTGGACAATATTTTGTAATGGGTATTATATCGATATCTTTATATACATCAGGTTACTTTATTTTTAGAAAAAAAGACCTACCATTATAA